From one Rosa rugosa chromosome 4, drRosRugo1.1, whole genome shotgun sequence genomic stretch:
- the LOC133744290 gene encoding uncharacterized protein LOC133744290, with translation MASIAARKQDAHEWLSELCPVIEKKLKDNLEVGRHWRVSRSDTYVYEVHCQKYNSMVNLETRFCSCGEWQLYGFPCSHALVVIQQHGSSPYLYVNELYKVEKYRETYSFPINPLPSISKQVHDFGRDAVILQPPLTRRPPGRPRKKRFRKRSEKTRVIKCGRCGKCDGHNRKSCTAPI, from the coding sequence ATGGCTTCAATTGCTGCTCGGAAGCAGGATGCTCATGAATGGTTGTCTGAGTTGTGCCCGGTGATTGAAAAGAAGCTGAAGGATAATTTGGAAGTCGGAAGGCATTGGAGAGTGAGCAGATCTGATACCTATGTGTATGAAGTTCACTGCCAGAAGTACAATAGCATGGTAAATTTGGAAACTCGCTTTTGTTCGTGTGGAGAATGGCAGCTGTATGGCTTCCCATGTTCCCATGCCCTTGTAGTGATCCAACAACATGGTTCTTCCCCGTATTTGTATGTCAATGAGCTGTACAAGGTGGAGAAATATCGAGAAACTTATTCTTTCCCAATTAATCCTCTTCCCTCTATTTCGAAGCAAGTGCATGATTTTGGTAGAGATGCGGTGATCTTGCAGCCGCCTTTGACTAGAAGACCACCGGGAAGGCctagaaagaagaggttcagaaAAAGGAGCGAGAAAACCAGGGTGATCAAGTGTGGTAGGTGTGGAAAATGTGATGGTCACAACAGAAAGAGTTGTACAGCTCCGATATAG
- the LOC133744291 gene encoding uncharacterized protein LOC133744291, with the protein MPPRRRNRRETTPASGDGNAPEGLANALGHIFQQLTAALPGSRTDFTMERARKHGAYSFSHAPDAMDAQNWLNKMERVFTQINCPEDRKVGLAVDFLDGVAFDWWNMTSRDLENDGPITWEQFKEHFTERYYGTAIRDRMKYEFLHLEKGDKTVTEFEQRFTQLAQFVPDLVGTERERIYRFVDGLGGKYREQLIGVPFNTYSEVVNAALRLETMYLSGVRPRDAGGPSQGPSKRAASTSGSGSSGGGRRVSSDSVTLSDFGGLNMGDGQSEWQFSDGTSQYGGTSEGFHTWRDLPQRWTRDVTCYQCGQQGHYRRDCPTLTQDVTLDVGQGSSYASGGSSSGTHTSSVRGGTPTSSVRGGTQRGSGRRGRLATQTRLHAMFQQEDHVPPDTTDGTKFFPLYYFLILFHRGTRNQ; encoded by the coding sequence ATGCCTCCTAGACGCCGAAACCGCAGGGAGACTACTCCCGCTTCAGGAGATGGGAATGCTCCTGAAGGACTAGCGAACGCCTTGGGGCATATTTTCCAGCAGCTGACTGCAGCGCTTCCTGGTTCCAGAACCGATTTTACCATGGAGCGAGCGAGGAAGCATGGAGCGTATAGTTTCTCCCATGCTCCTGATGCTATGGATGCTCAGAATTGGCTGAACAAGATGGAGAGGGTTTTTACTCAGATTAATTGTCCGGAGGACCGGAAAGTGGGCTTGGCAGTAGACTTTCTCGATGGTGTGGCTTTTGACTGGTGGAATATGACCAGCAGGGATTTAGAGAATGATGGCCCAATCACTTGGGAACAGTTTAAGGAACATTTTACTGAGCGGTATTATGGTACAGCTATCCGTGACAGGATGAAGTATGAGTTCTTACATTTAGAGAAAGGGGACAAGACTGTGACGGAGTTTGAGCAGCGGTTCACCCAGCTAGCCCAGTTTGTGCCTGATCTGGTTGGCACTGAGAGAGAGCGGATCTATAGGTTTGTTGATGGATTGGGGGGTAAGTATCGTGAGCAGTTGATAGGAGTGCCATTCAATACTTACTCTGAGGTAGTTAATGCTGCTCTACGACTTGAGACCATGTATTTGTCCGGTGTTCGACCTCGAGATGCGGGTGGCCCTAGCCAGGGTCCATCCAAGAGAGCTGCTTCTACTTCTGGTTCAGGATCTTCTGGAGGTGGTAGACGTGTTAGCTCGGATTCAGTCACCCTATCTGATTTTGGAGGACTTAATATGGGAGATGGTCAGTCTGAGTGGCAGTTCAGTGACGGCACTAGTCAGTACGGTGGTACCTCAGAGGGATTCCATACTTGGAGGGATCTTCCCCAGCGTTGGACGAGGGATGTGACGTGCTATCAGTGTGGACAGCAGGGTCATTATAGGAGGGATTGCCCTACTTTGACTCAGGATGTTACTCTAGACGTTGGTCAGGGTTCTAGTTACGCATCAGGAGGTTCATCTAGCGGCACTCACACTAGTTCTGTCAGGGGCGGCACTCCCACTAGTTCTGTCAGGGGCGGTACTCAACGAGGTAGTGGCCGCCGTGGACGTCTAGCAACTCAGACGAGACTTCATGCCATGTTTCAGCAGGAAGATCACGTTCCTCCAGATACTACCGATGGTACAAAATTCTTTCCCTTGTattattttcttatattgtttcACCGGGGAACGCGTAACCAATAG